In Microbacterium pumilum, the following proteins share a genomic window:
- the gabT gene encoding 4-aminobutyrate--2-oxoglutarate transaminase, which yields MSTTDTITAPPLGGPTLPQERRMVTSIPGPRSQELLARKAAAVAAGVGHTAPIEAVAAGGGVIVDADGNSLIDLGSGIAVTTLGNAHPKVVAAVQAQVAQFTHTCFMISPYESYVAVAETLNRITPGDHEKKSALFNSGAEAVENAVKIARKYTKKQAVVAFDHGYHGRTNLTMALTAKAMPYKSGFGPFASEIYRAPLSYPFRDGLSGPDAAKRAISLIEKQVGADNLAAIIIEPIQGEGGFIVPADGFLPALVDWCRANGVVFIADEIQTGFARTGEMFASDLFGIVPDLITTAKGIAGGLPLAAVTGRAEMMDASHAGGLGGTYGGNPVACAAALAALDAFENDGLIERAREVGDILKQRLTTLQAADPRLGDVRGHGAMIAAEFVDPATGEPDAALTAAVAKTCISQGVIVLTCGTYGNVIRFLPPLAITDDLLHEGLDVVAEALSST from the coding sequence ATGAGCACGACCGACACGATCACCGCGCCCCCGCTCGGCGGACCAACGCTCCCGCAGGAGCGACGCATGGTCACGAGCATCCCTGGTCCTCGCTCGCAAGAGCTTCTGGCGCGCAAGGCCGCCGCGGTCGCAGCCGGAGTCGGCCACACCGCGCCCATCGAGGCCGTGGCAGCCGGTGGCGGCGTCATCGTCGACGCCGACGGCAACTCGCTGATCGACCTCGGCTCGGGCATCGCCGTGACCACTCTCGGCAACGCGCACCCCAAAGTCGTCGCCGCCGTCCAGGCGCAGGTGGCCCAGTTCACGCACACCTGTTTCATGATCTCGCCGTACGAGTCGTATGTGGCGGTCGCCGAAACCCTCAACCGCATCACCCCGGGCGACCACGAGAAGAAGAGCGCACTGTTCAACTCGGGAGCCGAGGCGGTCGAGAACGCGGTGAAGATCGCGCGCAAATACACGAAGAAGCAGGCGGTCGTCGCGTTCGACCACGGCTACCACGGCCGCACCAACCTGACGATGGCGCTGACTGCCAAGGCGATGCCCTACAAGAGCGGGTTCGGCCCGTTCGCGTCGGAGATCTACCGCGCCCCGCTCTCGTATCCGTTCCGCGACGGTCTGAGCGGGCCGGATGCCGCCAAGCGGGCGATCTCGCTCATCGAGAAGCAGGTCGGTGCAGACAACCTCGCCGCGATCATCATCGAGCCGATACAAGGCGAGGGCGGCTTCATCGTGCCCGCCGACGGATTCCTTCCGGCGCTCGTGGACTGGTGCCGCGCCAACGGCGTGGTCTTCATCGCCGACGAGATCCAGACCGGATTCGCCCGCACGGGCGAGATGTTTGCGAGCGATCTCTTCGGCATCGTGCCTGATCTGATCACGACCGCCAAGGGCATCGCGGGGGGCCTGCCCTTGGCGGCCGTGACCGGCAGGGCGGAGATGATGGATGCCTCGCACGCGGGCGGCCTCGGAGGCACGTACGGCGGCAACCCGGTCGCGTGCGCTGCCGCGCTCGCCGCGCTCGACGCCTTCGAGAACGACGGCCTGATCGAGCGGGCACGCGAGGTCGGCGACATCCTGAAGCAGCGCTTGACCACGCTGCAGGCAGCCGACCCGCGGCTCGGCGACGTGCGCGGACACGGCGCGATGATCGCGGCCGAGTTCGTGGACCCGGCGACAGGCGAGCCGGATGCCGCGCTCACGGCGGCGGTCGCCAAGACCTGCATCTCTCAGGGCGTCATCGTCCTCACGTGCGGCACCTACGGGAACGTGATCCGTTTCCTCCCGCCGCTGGCCATCACCGACGACCTGCTCCACGAGGGCCTGGACGTCGTGGCCGAAGCACTGTCCAGCACCTAA
- a CDS encoding NAD(P)/FAD-dependent oxidoreductase, whose protein sequence is MSEITRDVVIVGAGAAGTTAANELRKAGLSVAVLEARDRVGGRLWTDVIDGAMLEIGGQWVSPDQDALIDTVAELGLETYDRYREGDSVYVGPDGTSHRFTGEMFPVAPETERVIAELTERLDAMVAEIDPDRPWEHPNAGEWDSISWDSWLRAQTDDDEAVRNVAFATGSAMLTKPTHSFSLLQSLLMAASAGSYSHLVDADFILDKRVVGGLQQVPLLLAERLGDDVFLGQPVRSLEWSGPSTGSGGVTAKTDTMTVRARYAILAHAPVLYSRIQFIPALPRRQHQLHQHISMGFVIKVHAVYDRPFWREQGLSGTAFSPYELSHEAYDNTNHGDERGTLVGFVSDQNADDVFTLSAEERKERILESLSHYYGPEAKNPIVYYESDWGSEEWTRGAYAASFDLGGLTRYGADQRTPVGPIHFACSDMAGAGYQHVDGAIRMGRLVAADIIEEARA, encoded by the coding sequence ATGAGCGAGATCACCCGGGATGTCGTCATCGTCGGCGCGGGTGCGGCCGGCACGACCGCGGCGAACGAGCTGCGCAAGGCGGGGCTCTCGGTTGCGGTGCTCGAGGCGCGGGACCGCGTCGGAGGACGCCTGTGGACAGACGTCATCGACGGCGCCATGCTCGAGATCGGCGGGCAGTGGGTGTCGCCCGATCAGGATGCCCTCATCGATACGGTCGCCGAACTCGGGCTCGAGACGTACGACCGCTATCGCGAAGGCGACAGCGTCTACGTCGGCCCCGACGGAACGTCGCACCGCTTCACGGGAGAGATGTTCCCCGTCGCGCCCGAGACCGAGCGAGTCATCGCCGAGCTCACTGAGCGGCTCGATGCGATGGTGGCCGAGATCGATCCCGATCGCCCCTGGGAGCACCCGAACGCCGGCGAGTGGGACTCGATCTCATGGGACTCGTGGCTGCGCGCGCAGACTGATGACGACGAGGCCGTTCGCAACGTCGCGTTCGCGACGGGATCGGCGATGCTGACCAAGCCGACGCACTCCTTCTCGCTGCTGCAGTCGCTGCTCATGGCGGCATCCGCCGGCTCCTACTCCCATCTCGTCGACGCCGACTTCATCCTCGACAAGCGGGTCGTCGGCGGCCTGCAGCAGGTGCCGCTGCTGCTGGCGGAGCGCCTCGGCGACGATGTGTTCCTCGGCCAGCCCGTGCGCTCGCTCGAATGGTCGGGCCCTTCGACGGGCTCAGGGGGAGTCACGGCCAAGACCGACACCATGACCGTCCGCGCCCGCTACGCGATCCTCGCGCACGCACCGGTGCTCTACAGCCGCATCCAGTTCATCCCGGCACTCCCGCGGCGTCAGCATCAGCTGCATCAGCACATCTCGATGGGCTTCGTGATCAAGGTGCATGCCGTCTACGACCGGCCGTTCTGGCGCGAGCAAGGCCTCTCAGGCACGGCGTTCAGCCCGTACGAGCTGTCTCACGAGGCGTACGACAACACGAACCACGGCGATGAGCGCGGGACGCTGGTCGGCTTCGTATCGGACCAGAACGCGGACGACGTCTTCACGCTCTCGGCCGAGGAGCGCAAGGAGCGGATCCTCGAATCGCTCTCGCACTACTACGGGCCCGAGGCGAAGAACCCGATCGTCTACTACGAAAGCGACTGGGGGAGCGAGGAGTGGACGCGCGGTGCCTACGCCGCGAGCTTCGACCTCGGGGGGCTCACCCGCTACGGTGCCGACCAGCGCACCCCGGTCGGCCCCATTCACTTCGCGTGCAGTGACATGGCCGGCGCGGGATACCAGCACGTCGACGGCGCGATCCGCATGGGTCGCCTCGTCGCAGCCGACATCATCGAAGAGGCGCGCGCGTGA
- a CDS encoding PucR family transcriptional regulator, giving the protein MEAVSETPTLRALLARTDLRLRLDEESAIQEGTIDRAVRWVHSSDLADPTPFLSEGLVLLTTGTQFEGTGDDAETYRAYVRRLTLRGVVGLGFGTEVVRDGIPPALAGACRDERMPLFEVPYRTPFIAVARANAEAIAAQSYARRSWSLAAQRAIALAALRPDGLGATLAELARQLNTWVGMYDAAGELVREHPALGLDAATAADLRLEVDTVLRRGARAGSSLRLGETPFTLQTLGRGGHLRGLIAIAAGDLDQEGRGVVTAVIAMAGLALEQHQGLSRARGALRAGLVQSLLTGDPTLARRIVRDLWGPLPPAPVVVALTDAAAAGADAVAELLELRVDERRGTLFFGRGDNGLVIVAPAGDRGPIDEIAARFDVRIGVSDPVSYDEFGAAVDQARVARDRGNGPVTEFSSVARSGVLSALSSDARALAAAELAPLTIHDAEHGTHLVETVRVWLDHDCSHEASARALGVHRHTVRARLALAERELGSDLSAFATRAELWAALRALDAG; this is encoded by the coding sequence ATGGAGGCCGTGAGCGAGACCCCGACGTTGCGCGCGCTGCTCGCGCGGACCGACCTGCGGCTGCGGCTCGATGAGGAGAGCGCGATCCAAGAGGGCACCATCGACCGTGCGGTGCGGTGGGTGCACAGCTCCGACCTCGCCGACCCGACACCCTTCCTCTCCGAGGGGCTCGTGCTGCTGACCACCGGAACGCAGTTCGAGGGCACTGGCGACGATGCCGAGACGTATCGCGCGTACGTGCGGCGACTGACGCTGCGGGGCGTGGTCGGGCTCGGCTTCGGCACCGAAGTCGTGCGCGATGGCATTCCGCCGGCACTCGCCGGGGCATGTCGCGATGAGCGGATGCCGCTGTTCGAGGTCCCCTACCGCACCCCGTTCATCGCCGTGGCCCGGGCCAACGCCGAGGCGATCGCGGCGCAGTCCTACGCGCGCCGAAGCTGGTCTCTCGCCGCTCAACGCGCGATCGCGCTCGCGGCGCTCCGGCCGGATGGGCTCGGCGCGACGCTCGCCGAGCTCGCTCGCCAGCTCAACACCTGGGTAGGGATGTACGACGCCGCCGGCGAGCTGGTGCGCGAGCACCCGGCGCTGGGGCTCGATGCCGCGACGGCAGCGGACCTGCGCCTCGAGGTGGACACGGTGCTTCGGCGTGGCGCACGGGCCGGGTCGTCCCTGCGCCTCGGCGAGACCCCGTTCACACTCCAGACGCTCGGTCGCGGCGGGCATCTTCGCGGCCTGATCGCGATAGCCGCCGGCGACCTCGACCAAGAAGGCCGCGGCGTGGTCACCGCTGTGATCGCGATGGCCGGCTTGGCGCTCGAGCAGCATCAGGGGCTGAGTCGCGCTCGCGGTGCGCTGCGCGCCGGGCTCGTGCAGTCGCTCCTCACGGGCGACCCCACCCTCGCCCGTCGGATCGTGCGCGACCTCTGGGGACCGCTCCCGCCCGCACCGGTGGTCGTCGCGCTGACGGATGCCGCGGCCGCCGGCGCAGACGCAGTGGCCGAACTGCTCGAACTGCGCGTCGATGAAAGGCGCGGCACCCTCTTCTTCGGTCGCGGCGACAACGGCCTCGTCATCGTCGCCCCGGCCGGCGATCGCGGCCCGATCGACGAGATCGCCGCACGCTTCGATGTGCGCATCGGCGTGTCGGATCCGGTGTCGTACGACGAGTTCGGGGCGGCGGTCGACCAGGCGCGCGTCGCGCGCGACCGCGGTAACGGCCCGGTGACGGAGTTCTCGTCGGTCGCGCGCTCGGGCGTCCTGTCGGCTTTGTCGAGTGACGCACGTGCTCTCGCTGCAGCGGAGCTCGCTCCCCTCACGATTCACGACGCGGAGCACGGCACCCACCTCGTCGAGACTGTGCGCGTGTGGCTCGACCACGACTGCTCGCACGAGGCATCGGCCCGCGCGCTCGGCGTGCACCGTCACACTGTGCGCGCCCGACTGGCGCTCGCCGAGCGCGAGCTCGGCAGCGACCTGTCGGCA